In Caldisericia bacterium, a genomic segment contains:
- a CDS encoding deoxynucleoside kinase produces the protein MGKFIVAICGNIGVGKSTLAKILSKKWGFVILSEPQDKNPFLKNFYTDPKRWALHSQLFFLIQRLKIFEEIEKIEDSIIIDRTIYEDAEIFAKLLLSKEEYNLYNKIYNLVKRNFPNPNLLIYMYAPVDVLMKRIELRGRDYEKNIKRSYLKKLEKAYEEWIKNYNLSPVYRFDTTNIDIYNMFLDIDKYISEIEHYFWEAKRYVKRDRINQT, from the coding sequence ATGGGAAAATTTATTGTTGCTATTTGTGGAAATATTGGGGTTGGAAAATCAACACTTGCTAAAATTTTATCTAAAAAATGGGGTTTTGTAATTCTTTCTGAACCACAAGACAAAAATCCATTTTTAAAAAATTTTTATACAGATCCCAAAAGATGGGCATTGCATTCACAACTGTTTTTTCTTATACAAAGATTAAAAATTTTTGAAGAGATTGAAAAAATAGAAGATTCTATTATAATTGATAGAACAATTTATGAAGATGCAGAAATTTTTGCAAAACTCCTTCTTTCAAAAGAGGAGTATAATTTGTATAATAAGATTTATAATCTTGTTAAGAGAAATTTTCCAAACCCAAACTTATTAATTTATATGTATGCTCCAGTTGATGTACTTATGAAAAGGATTGAGTTAAGAGGAAGAGATTATGAAAAAAATATTAAGAGAAGTTATTTAAAAAAGTTAGAAAAAGCATATGAAGAATGGATTAAAAATTATAATCTCTCACCAGTTTATAGGTTTGATACAACAAATATTGATATTTATAATATGTTTTTAGACATAGATAAATATATTTCTGAAATTGAACATTATTTTTGGGAGGCAAAAAGATATGTTAAAAGAGACAGAATTAATCAAACTTAA